From Neisseria cinerea:
GCCGCCGACTTGCTCCATGCCTTTGGGGAGTTGTTCCATTGAGCTTCGCAGTGTGGTCTGCGCCATCGGCAGATAGAGGATGAAGTAGGCAAGGACGACGACGACGAAGGTCTGGTAAACGGATGGTGCGTAGTTGATGCTGAAATAAATCAGCGACAGGGCGATAACCAGCCCGGGAACGGCGTGGAGCAGGAAGGGCAGGCGTTCAATCCATACGGTCAGCAGGTTGCGGTAGCGTATGGATGCCCAAACCAAGGGCAATGCGCACAAAATGGTCAATAATGCGCCGGCGGCGGATACACCCATCGATCGGGCAAATGCATCGAATACGGATACGAGTTCAAATGTGCCGGATGAGCCGACCATCATCCAGTGGATTAGGATGCCGAACGGGATGACGATACTTAAAACCAGCAGCGAACTGATAAACAATATTACGGCGATTTGTGCGGGCAGTTTGAGCGGTTTGACCGGGTAGGGACGGATAACGCCTTTGCCGCTGTGATAGAGCTTGGTTTTTCCGCGGAAAATGTTTTCGGAGAATACGACCAGTCCGCAAATGACCAACAATACGGCAGACAGCAGTGCGGCGGTATTGTTGTCAAACGACATTTCGTATTCTTGGAAAATGGCGGTGGTAAAGGTCGGATAGTTGAGTATCGATACTGCGCCGAATTCAATCAGCATGTGCAGCGCAATCAGCAGGATGCTGCTGCCGATGGCAGGTTTGAGTTGGGGAAGTATGGCGGAAAAGAAAGTTTGCAGGCGGCTTTTACCCAAGGAAAGGCTGACTTCTTCAAACGACAGGCTGATGCGTTTGAGGGCTGCCTCGACTGGCAGGTAGGCGAGGGGAAAAGACGACAGGCTCATAATCATAACGGTTCCCCAAAATCCCTCCACGCGGAAAGTCAGGCTGATCCATGTAAAGCAGCTGACAAATGCGGGTATGCATAAGGGCAGGGTAATTGCCGTCTGAAAAAAGGTTTTGCCGAAAAAGCGGTAACGTTGGAACAGGACGGCGCAGGTAATGCCCAAAATGATAGAAATCAGGGTAACGCCGAACATCAGCATCAGGGTGTTTCCCAGCAAATCAAACATGCGGGGGCGGAACAGCAGTTCGTAGGCGCGTGTTGCGCCGACCTGCCACGAACGCATGGCGACATAAAGGAAAGGAAGGGTCAGCGGCAAGGCGATAAGCAGGATGAGGGCGGTCAGCCATGAAGGTATTTTGTTGCGGGACATAAATCGGCTTCGGATAGAAAACGGTCGGACAGCAGGGTTGCCCGACCGTTTGAACGGAAAAAGTTTATTTCAGGCCTGCCTGTTCGAGGAGGCGGGTGGCATTTTCTTTGTCGGTAATGGTGGTTGCAGATACTTCAGGTGCTTCCAATTTGGAATAAGGTTCCATATTGAACGGTGAAGACACGCCGGCGTGCAGCGGATACTCGGCACGGTTGGCGGCTAAGACCTGTTGACCTTGTTTGCCTGCGAGGAAGGCGACGAATTTTTGTGCTTCGGCTTTGTTTTGGGAAGATTTCAGCACAGCCGCGCCGGAATAGGTAACGAGTGCGCCCGGGTCTCTGTGGCGGACGAAGTTCAGACGGGAATGGATGTTGTGTACGCCTTTTTCTTTGGCAAACGCATACCAGTAGTAGTTGTTGATGAGGGCAGCCGGTACTTCGCCGTTTTCAACGGCTTGGAGCGCCACAGTGTTTTTAGAATACAGTTTGCCGTTTTCTTTTAAGCCTTTGAGCCATTTCAGGGCGGCTGCTTCGCCTTTCAGTTTGACGATGGCGACAACCTGTTCCAAGAATGCGCCTGAAGTCGGTACATAACCGATACGGTCTTTCCATTTCGGTGTGGCGTAATTCAGGACGGATTTTTCCAAATCTTTTTCAGACAGTTTTCGGCTGTCGTATACGACGACGCGCGAACGTCCGCTCAATGCGACCCAGTCTTTTTTTGCCGCAACGGGCACACCTTTGCGGCGCGTATCGTTAATTGTTTTTGCGGGGAGGGTTTCTAAAAGGTTGGCTGCGGAAAGTGTAGCCAGCGGTGGGATTTGTTCAGAATAGAATACGTCTGCAGGGCTTCTGCTGCCTTCTTCTTTGATTTGTCCGGCAAGCTGGTCGCTTTTGCCGCTGTTGATTTTCACTTTGATGCCGGTGGATTTGGTAAATGCATCGGCAAGTGCCTGGGTGGCTTCTTTGTGTTGTCCGTTGTAGAGGACGATGTCTGCAAATGAGGGGGAAGATGCGATGAGCGCGGTTGTCAGCAACGCAAGGCGGGTGTGTAATTTCATGGTTCTCTCCTAAAATATTTGAACACATATCGGTGTTTCAGATATGATCTTATTAGTTTATTAATTTATCAATTCAAATGCAAATAATTATTTTTAATTCATGTGTTGTCTGGCTTAGCTAATGTTTATGCCTGTTCCGGAATGTGTTATTCAAACAGAATATTAGCGGCTTATAAGAAACGGAAATACCGGAAAACAGGAATCTCGTATTGTCCTATGTGTCGTGCTGCTGGAAGAATAGGCAGCCGATGGAAAGGGAAACGGCTGCAATCCACAGGAAATGTTTGCAGAATATTTTAAAGGGGATATGGTTTTTAAGATGCCGTCTGAACAGGGTTGCCGGAATAGTATTGCCATCCCAGCAGATACAGTTTGTCGGGGTCTTGCCAATATTGTTCATCCAGACTGTTCAGCAGTGAGGTGGTTTTGTTGTCGAGATGTTGTGTTATATCCCATATTTCTTTCAGGTTTTTACCTTCCGATTGGAGGTGGCGGATTTCTTTTCCCAATGCGTCTGCCGCCCGATGGATCAGCATTGCGCTGTGTACCGCACCGATTTTTTTCAGAACGGAACAAGTCTTTTCGGTGGCGGGAAACCCCCAGTTGCAGACAAATTGCAGTATGCCGCCGTTGCCGATATCGGCTTCTGCACGCCAAATCAAAACCAGCTCCTGTTCCTGCCCGTCCATGCTTTCGAGTTTGCCGTCATGCTGTTCAAAAAGTTTGTCCACCGCCTGCCACATCATCTGCTCGAAGCGGTCGGCTTGGGTATCCGTATCGGTCATAGTGTTCTTGCCTTTTAAAAATGCCGTCTGAACATTTCTTCAGACGGCATTTGGGGAGTTAAGCCAACACTTCACGCCAGCGTTTGACTTGGAAACGGACTTGTTCGGGCGCGGTGCCGCCCAAGTGGTTGCGCGCGTTTAAGCTGCCTTCGGGTGTCAGAACGCCGTACACGTCTTCTGAAATCAGCTTGCTGAAACCTTGTAAGACTTCAAGCGACAGTTTGCTCAAATCAACGCCAGCTTCATCGGCGTGGCGCACGGCTTGGGCGACGACTTCGTGGCTGTCGCGGAAAGGCATGCCTTTTTTTACCAAGTAATCCGCCAAATCGGTGGCGGTGGCGAAGCCCTGCATCACGGCGGCGCGCATATTGTCGGGTTTGACGGTCACGCCGCGCATCATGTCGGCGTAAATCCGCAGCGTGTCGATGAGCGTGTCAGCGGTGTCAAACAGCGGTTCTTTGTCTTCCTGATTGTCTTTGTTGTACGCCAAGGGCTGCGATTTCATCAGGGTAATCAGTCCGATAAGGTGTCCGATGACACGGCCGGATTTGCCGCGCACGAGTTCGGGTACGTCGGGGTTTTTCTTTTGCGGCATGATGGACGAACCTGTACAGAAGCGGTCGGCGATGTCGATAAAGCCGAAACGCGGACTCATCCACAAAATCAATTCTTCAGACAGGCGGCTCAAGTGAACCATAATCAACGAGGCGGCGGCGGTGAACTCAATGGCAAAATCGCGGTCGGATACGGCATCGAGCGAGTTCTGGCAGATTTGTTCGAAACCCAACAATTCGGCGGTGATTTCGCGCTGAATCGGATAAGTCGTACCGGCAAGGGCGGCAGCGCCGAGCGGCATACGGTTGACGCGTTTGCGACAGTCGGTCATACGTTCGAAATCGCGGCCGAGCATTTCGACGTAGGCGAGCATATGGTGCCCGAAGCTGACAGGCTGGGCGACTTGCAGATGGGTAAAACCGGGCATGACGGTTTCGGCGTTTTGTTCCGCCAAATCCAGTAATGCCGTCTGAAGGTTTTGAATCAGGTTTTGGATAACGGTAATTTGATCGCGCAGCCACAGGCGGATGTCGGTAGCGACTTGGTCGTTGCGACTGCGACCGGTGTGCAGACGCTTGCCCGCATCGCCGATTTTGTCGGTCAGGCGGCGTTCGATGTTCATGTGGACATCTTCCAAATCGAGCGACCATTCGATTTTGCCGCTACGGATTTCTTCGAGGATTTCCGCCATGCCCCGACGGATGTCGGTCAAATCGTTTTCACTCAGCACGCCCGACCGGGTCAGCATCTGCGCGTGAGCGAGCGAGCCTTGGATATCCCATTCGGCAAGGCGTTGGTCGAAACCGATGGAGCCGGTATATTTTTTGACGAGTTCGGAAACGGGTTCGTTGAAACGTCCCGACCAGGTTTTGTTGTGCATAAGGATTCCTTGATGTGGTTATTCGGTGCGGTATTTTTCCAGAAGTCGGCGGAAGGGTTCGCCGGTTTCGGGGTGTTTCAGACCGTAGGCGACGGTGGCTTCCAGATAGCCCAGTTTGCTGCCGCAGTCGTAGCGCGTGCCTTCAAAGGGATGCGCCAAGACAAATTCGTGTTCCAAGAGTTTGGCGATGCCGTCTGTAAGCTGGATTTCGTTGCCTGCGCCGCGCGGCAGGCCGGTTAAAAGGTCGAAAATGCGCGGCGTGAGGATATAGCGGCCGACGACGGC
This genomic window contains:
- a CDS encoding DMP19 family protein, giving the protein MTDTDTQADRFEQMMWQAVDKLFEQHDGKLESMDGQEQELVLIWRAEADIGNGGILQFVCNWGFPATEKTCSVLKKIGAVHSAMLIHRAADALGKEIRHLQSEGKNLKEIWDITQHLDNKTTSLLNSLDEQYWQDPDKLYLLGWQYYSGNPVQTAS
- a CDS encoding ABC transporter permease, coding for MSRNKIPSWLTALILLIALPLTLPFLYVAMRSWQVGATRAYELLFRPRMFDLLGNTLMLMFGVTLISIILGITCAVLFQRYRFFGKTFFQTAITLPLCIPAFVSCFTWISLTFRVEGFWGTVMIMSLSSFPLAYLPVEAALKRISLSFEEVSLSLGKSRLQTFFSAILPQLKPAIGSSILLIALHMLIEFGAVSILNYPTFTTAIFQEYEMSFDNNTAALLSAVLLVICGLVVFSENIFRGKTKLYHSGKGVIRPYPVKPLKLPAQIAVILFISSLLVLSIVIPFGILIHWMMVGSSGTFELVSVFDAFARSMGVSAAGALLTILCALPLVWASIRYRNLLTVWIERLPFLLHAVPGLVIALSLIYFSINYAPSVYQTFVVVVLAYFILYLPMAQTTLRSSMEQLPKGMEQVGGTLGRGHFFIFRTLVLPSILPGITAAFALVFLNLMKELTATLLLTADDVHTLSTAVWEYTSDAQYAAATPYALMLVLFSGLPVFLLKKYAFK
- the argH gene encoding argininosuccinate lyase; translated protein: MHNKTWSGRFNEPVSELVKKYTGSIGFDQRLAEWDIQGSLAHAQMLTRSGVLSENDLTDIRRGMAEILEEIRSGKIEWSLDLEDVHMNIERRLTDKIGDAGKRLHTGRSRNDQVATDIRLWLRDQITVIQNLIQNLQTALLDLAEQNAETVMPGFTHLQVAQPVSFGHHMLAYVEMLGRDFERMTDCRKRVNRMPLGAAALAGTTYPIQREITAELLGFEQICQNSLDAVSDRDFAIEFTAAASLIMVHLSRLSEELILWMSPRFGFIDIADRFCTGSSIMPQKKNPDVPELVRGKSGRVIGHLIGLITLMKSQPLAYNKDNQEDKEPLFDTADTLIDTLRIYADMMRGVTVKPDNMRAAVMQGFATATDLADYLVKKGMPFRDSHEVVAQAVRHADEAGVDLSKLSLEVLQGFSKLISEDVYGVLTPEGSLNARNHLGGTAPEQVRFQVKRWREVLA
- a CDS encoding iron ABC transporter substrate-binding protein, with the translated sequence MKLHTRLALLTTALIASSPSFADIVLYNGQHKEATQALADAFTKSTGIKVKINSGKSDQLAGQIKEEGSRSPADVFYSEQIPPLATLSAANLLETLPAKTINDTRRKGVPVAAKKDWVALSGRSRVVVYDSRKLSEKDLEKSVLNYATPKWKDRIGYVPTSGAFLEQVVAIVKLKGEAAALKWLKGLKENGKLYSKNTVALQAVENGEVPAALINNYYWYAFAKEKGVHNIHSRLNFVRHRDPGALVTYSGAAVLKSSQNKAEAQKFVAFLAGKQGQQVLAANRAEYPLHAGVSSPFNMEPYSKLEAPEVSATTITDKENATRLLEQAGLK